In the Quercus lobata isolate SW786 chromosome 5, ValleyOak3.0 Primary Assembly, whole genome shotgun sequence genome, one interval contains:
- the LOC115988489 gene encoding uncharacterized protein LOC115988489 isoform X1 has protein sequence MVLISGSLGALNIRFSSLDFGRARVGILKQYGIKTWTGRRTPQFAGVTLRVSQQLENVQIVTKSSGNVENDSEETKISGLTNQLIPNSSEVESLLTTLCDTTSVTEFELKLDGFRLYVMRGLNGKIEPPPSHIPTPVSVSATAEAPENGSVSTSLVISKPVPSSGGIQTLLEKAADEGLAILKSPRVGFFRRSRTIKGKRAPPPSKEKQIVKEGQVLCYIEQLGGELPIESDVSGEVIKILREDGEPVGYGDALIAILPSFPGIKKLQ, from the exons ATGGTTCTTATTTCAGGTAGCTTGGGAGCATTAAATATTAGATTTTCAAGCTTGGACTTTGGTAGAGCAAGAGTTGGTATTTTAAAACAGTATGGCATAAAAACTTGGACAGGGCGGAGGACACCACAATTTGCGGGGGTAACATTACGAGTTTCACAACAGTTAGAGAACGTACAAATTGTAACCAAGT CTTCTGGAAATGTAGAGAATGATTCAGAAGAGACTAAAATTTCTGGTTTGACAAATCAGCTCATTCCAAATTCATCTGAA GTAGAGTCTCTGCTCACAACACTATGTGATACAACTTCAGTTACGGAGTTTGAATTAAAG CTTGATGGATTTCGGTTATATGTGATGAGGGGCTTGAATGGGAAAATTGAACCTCCACCTTCCCACATTCCTACTCCTGTCAGTGTAAGTGCAACTGCTGAAGCACCTGAAAATGGTTCTGTTTCTACATCTTTAGTCATCTCCAAGCCAGTACCTTCTTCAGGTGGTATTCAGACACTTCTAGAAAAAGCTGCAGATGAAGGCTTGGCTATACTTAAGTCTCCAAGG GTGGGTTTTTTTAGGAGATCTAGAACTATAAAGGGCAAGCGAGCTCCGCCTCCGTCCAAAGAG AAGCAAATTGTGAAGGAGGGCCAAGTGCTTTGCTATATTGAACAGCTTGGCGGGGAGCTCCCAATTGAG tCTGATGTATCTGGGGAGGTTATCAAGATTCTACGAGAGGATGGTG AACCTGTTGGATATGGCGATGCTTTGATTGCAATCCTTCCATCATTTCCTGGAATAAAGAAGCTTCAGTGA
- the LOC115988489 gene encoding uncharacterized protein LOC115988489 isoform X2: protein MASCSLGALNIRFSSLDFGRARVGILKQYGIKTWTGRRTPQFAGVTLRVSQQLENVQIVTKSSGNVENDSEETKISGLTNQLIPNSSEVESLLTTLCDTTSVTEFELKLDGFRLYVMRGLNGKIEPPPSHIPTPVSVSATAEAPENGSVSTSLVISKPVPSSGGIQTLLEKAADEGLAILKSPRVGFFRRSRTIKGKRAPPPSKEKQIVKEGQVLCYIEQLGGELPIESDVSGEVIKILREDGEPVGYGDALIAILPSFPGIKKLQ from the exons GTAGCTTGGGAGCATTAAATATTAGATTTTCAAGCTTGGACTTTGGTAGAGCAAGAGTTGGTATTTTAAAACAGTATGGCATAAAAACTTGGACAGGGCGGAGGACACCACAATTTGCGGGGGTAACATTACGAGTTTCACAACAGTTAGAGAACGTACAAATTGTAACCAAGT CTTCTGGAAATGTAGAGAATGATTCAGAAGAGACTAAAATTTCTGGTTTGACAAATCAGCTCATTCCAAATTCATCTGAA GTAGAGTCTCTGCTCACAACACTATGTGATACAACTTCAGTTACGGAGTTTGAATTAAAG CTTGATGGATTTCGGTTATATGTGATGAGGGGCTTGAATGGGAAAATTGAACCTCCACCTTCCCACATTCCTACTCCTGTCAGTGTAAGTGCAACTGCTGAAGCACCTGAAAATGGTTCTGTTTCTACATCTTTAGTCATCTCCAAGCCAGTACCTTCTTCAGGTGGTATTCAGACACTTCTAGAAAAAGCTGCAGATGAAGGCTTGGCTATACTTAAGTCTCCAAGG GTGGGTTTTTTTAGGAGATCTAGAACTATAAAGGGCAAGCGAGCTCCGCCTCCGTCCAAAGAG AAGCAAATTGTGAAGGAGGGCCAAGTGCTTTGCTATATTGAACAGCTTGGCGGGGAGCTCCCAATTGAG tCTGATGTATCTGGGGAGGTTATCAAGATTCTACGAGAGGATGGTG AACCTGTTGGATATGGCGATGCTTTGATTGCAATCCTTCCATCATTTCCTGGAATAAAGAAGCTTCAGTGA